In Stomoxys calcitrans chromosome 2, idStoCalc2.1, whole genome shotgun sequence, the following proteins share a genomic window:
- the LOC106080384 gene encoding DNA-directed RNA polymerase III subunit RPC3: MSIDYGNLCSVILKQCFGETVQLVGDCLFAANARTLSNIAKTTKLSRREVSTALGILIKYQLINFQANEVNAFVAEYTLKREEILYILRYSRYVHLIQTMYGSVGAAIAEELLYSGSQTASNTLLKCMANNEITEKAETIRDTFFQMIRDNYLIKLPMLVTSETGEPDAVPKLHIEDYDLFNPPDIDLPTLAKIHNGALPATQLKDTGVFWQLNFKRFHQDFRDSLMISAVERKLGASAGECFKFILKQMYERTDPWQRQYSNPFTVVEVKQQVEKNSSNLDLLRHLEKYVALIADDSLHFIRKIGEMGGGQYVVDMAPAFESLALACIENVITERFGSKASRIFRVVRMKKYIEQEELQKEAMIPAKEAKLLSYSLFQEQFLQIKTIRKAGGGGTGPAKAFYLFYLKHKQITKMLLDICFKALYNDITRSNYEKNEHKRLIEKSQKLDSIVATMKERGESEEYIAEILETLTPPEREILDKVKNRIKTLSKAELSLDDTIFLLQMYIYHSAPTYVVATNKKASSNQ; the protein is encoded by the exons atgTCTATAGATTATGGAAATCTATGTTCGGTGATATTAAAGCAGTGTTTCGGGGAAACAGTGCAACTGGTGGGCGATTGTTTATTTGCAGCAAATGCCAGAACTTTGAGTAATATAGCAAAGACCACAAAGTTAAGCCGGCGAGAG GTGTCCACTGCTTTgggtattttaataaaatatcaatTAATAAACTTCCAAGCCAATGAAGTTAATGCTTTTGTTGCTGAATATACTCTTAAAAGGgaggaaattttgtatatattgcGTTATTCCAG ATATGTTCATCTAATACAAACTATGTATGGTTCAGTTGGCGCTGCCATTGCCGAAGAATTGCTATACAGTGGCTCACAAACTGCTTCTAATACCTTGTTAAAATGCATGGCCAACAATGAAATCACTGAAAAAGCTGAGACCATACgtgacacattttttcaaatgatACGAGACAACTATTTGATTAAGCTACCCATGTTGGTGACCAGCGAGACTGGTGAACCGGATGCTGTGCCAAAGTTACACATTGAAGATTATGATTTATTTAATCCTCCTGACATTGATTTACCCACTTTGGCCAAAATACATAATGGTGCTTTGCCGGCAACTCAGTTAAAAGATACAG GTGTATTTTGGCAATTGAATTTCAAACGTTTTCATCAGGACTTTCGTGATAGCCTTATGATATCAGCCGTTGAGCGGAAACTAGGAGCCAGTGCAGGCGAATGTTTTAAGTTCATATTGAAGCAAATGTATGAAAGAACAGATCCCTGGCAAAGG CAATACTCGAATCCCTTTACCGTGGTTGAAGTTAAACAACAGGTGGAGAAAAACTCTAGTAATTTGGATTTATTGAGACATCTCGAGAAATATGTGGCTTTAATCG CTGACGATTCCCTTCACTTCATACGTAAAATCGGTGAAATGGGTGGCGGTCAATATGTGGTGGATATGGCTCCTGCCTTCGAGTCTTTGGCCTTGGCCTGTATAGAAAACGTTATCACCGAGCGTTTTGGTTCAAAAGCCTCACGCATATTTCGTGTGGTTCGTatgaaaaaatatatcgaaCAAGAGGAGTTACAAAAGGAAGCCATGATACCAGCCAAAGAAGCAAAATTATTGTCCTACAGTTTGTTTCAAgaacaatttttacaaattaaaaCCATACGCAAAGCAGGTGGAGGCGGTACAGGACCAGCCAAAGctttctatttattttatttgaaacacaAACAG atTACCAAAATGTTGCTGGATATTTGTTTTAAGGCCTTGTACAATGATATAACACGCTCCAATTACGAAAAGAATGAACATAAACGTTTGATTGAGAAATCTCAAAAATTGGATAGTATTGTGGCCACCATGAAGGAAAGAGGAGAATCTGAGGAGTATATTGCTGAG aTACTGGAAACTCTAACGCCGCCCGAACGAGAAATTTTGGATAAAGTTAAAAATCGCATTAAGACATTATCCAAAGCTGAATTATCTCTCGATGATACAATATTTCTATTACAAATGTACATCTATCACTCTGCTCCCACCTATGTGGtggcaacaaacaaaaaagcatcatcaaatcaataa
- the LOC106096384 gene encoding juvenile hormone esterase isoform X3: MLQRECQEYLRNDHVFPMMLKNYFLYGLTKSKCKVKDTHVVVTTSAGKIRGRFQKFRSGERGGYYSFKGIRYGQAPVGERRFRAAEPERNWSGIRDASREGNSCPHKNMILDTYKGNEDCLFLNVFTVKMPKGDYNPDLPVMVWLHGGGYSFGSGNTFLYGPDYLVAENIVLVTLNYRLGPLGFLTAGPDAPGNQGLKDQILALKWVRNNIAAFGGDPNHVTIFGESAGGSSVQMLLLAPMAKGLFHRAISESGSALNPWAMGESSVARAARLAANLGYVGANDTKEILEFLRRVPAMKLVEASPTTLTEEDFRNNIGLPFVPVVEGYWNKPGEEAVYYETPFITESPQSMYEQHKFHKNIPYMTGYNTHEAMLFIRRLRKNPKLLEIIENDFTRLVPRDLNVTDERERVTREIRQFYLGNKQVGIESVDEMIALLTDLMFVHGIMRTVRNHAKYSNMPVYMYRFSFDGALGLYKRMLGLQRPGVCHGDELGYLFKFGFFNLSLDPKSMEVLVKNRMVRMWTNFAKYGNPTPSNLNDDLLTTSWLPVNGEGAMNNLTYMDITTHLQMKNNPELERQQFWDYMYEHYNGNAM, from the exons ATGCTTCAAAGGGAGTGTCAAGAATATCTTCGCAACGATCACGTATTCCCgatgatgttgaaaaattacttcttaTATGGATTAACAAAAAGCAAATGCAAGGTG AAAGACACCCATGTTGTGGTAACAACATCTGCTGGAAAAATTCGAGGACGTTTTCAGAAATTCCGTTCAGGTGAACGTGGAGGTTACTATAGCTTCAAGGGAATACGCTATGGCCAAGCACCGGTGGGTGAAAGAAG ATTCCGAGCTGCAGAACCCGAAAGAAATTGGTCAGGTATACGAGATGCATCCCGGGAAGGAAACAGTTGTCCTCACAAGAACATGATTCTTGATACATACAAGGGCAATGAGGATTGTTTATTCTTGAATGTGTTCACTGTCAAAATGCCCAAAGGAGATTA CAATCCTGATTTACCGGTTATGGTATGGCTTCATGGCGGTGGTTACTCCTTTGGTTCTGGCAATACATTCCTCTATGGACCAGATTATTTGGTAGCCGAAAACATTGTTCTAGTCACCTTGAATTATCGTTTAGGTCCCTTGGGTTTCCTAACTGCTGGCCCCGATGCCCCCGGCAATCAGGGTCTGAAAGATCAAATTTTAGCCCTCAAATGGGTACGCAATAATATTGCAGCCTTTGGCGGTGATCCCAATCATGTCACTATATTTGGAGAATCTGCGGGTGGATCATCAGTGCAAATGTTATTATTGGCTCCAATGGCGAAGGGCCTATTTCATCGAGCAATTTCCGAAAGTGGCTCTGCCTTAAATCCCTGGGCTATGGGTGAAAGTTCAGTAGCCAGAGCTGCTAGATTAGCGGCAAATTTGGGCTATGTTGGTGCTAATGATACCAAGGAGATTTTAGAGTTCCTAAGAAGAGTTCCAGCCATGAAATTGGTAGAGGCTTCTCCCACAACTCTTACCGAAGAAGATTTCAGAAACAACATTGGCTTGCCTTTTGTTCCCGTCGTAGAAGGCTATTGGAATAAGCCAGGAGAGGAAGCGGTGTATTATGAAACTCCCTTTATCACCGAAAGTCCTCAGAGCATGTATGAACAACAcaagttccataaaaatataCCCTATATGACAGGCTATAATACACATGAGGCCATGTTATTTATAAGAC gTTTACGTAAAAATCCcaaattattggaaatcattGAAAATGATTTCACAAGATTAGTGCCAAGAGATCTCAATGTCACTGATGAGAGGGAGCGAGTAACTCGTGAGATTCGCCAATTTTATTTGGGCAACAAACAAGTGGGCATTGAGTCGGTGGATGAAATGATTGCG TTACTCACCGATCTGATGTTTGTCCATGGCATTATGCGTACTGTACGAAATCATGCCAAATATAGTAACATGCCAGTCTATATGTATCGATTCTCATTTGATGGTGCTTTGGGTTTATATAAACGCATGTTGGGTCTACAACGACCTGGAGTATGCCATGGTGATGAATTGGGgtatttgttcaaatttggttTCTTCAACTTGAGTCTGGATCCCAAATCTATGGAAGTGCTAGTCAAAAATCGTATGGTTCGAATGTGGACGAATTTTGCTAAATATGG TAATCCCACACCATCCAATTTAAATGATGATTTACTTACCACATCTTGGTTGCCGGTAAACGGCGAGGGAGCTATGAATAACCTTACCTACATGGACATAACCACACATctgcaaatgaaaaataatCCTGAATTGGAAAGACAACAGTTTTGGGATTATATGTATGAACATTATAATGGCAATGCCATGTAG
- the LOC106096384 gene encoding juvenile hormone esterase isoform X4 — protein sequence MLQRECQEYLRNDHVFPMMLKNYFLYGLTKSKCKKDTHVVVTTSAGKIRGRFQKFRSGERGGYYSFKGIRYGQAPVGERRFRAAEPERNWSGIRDASREGNSCPHKNMILDTYKGNEDCLFLNVFTVKMPKGDYNPDLPVMVWLHGGGYSFGSGNTFLYGPDYLVAENIVLVTLNYRLGPLGFLTAGPDAPGNQGLKDQILALKWVRNNIAAFGGDPNHVTIFGESAGGSSVQMLLLAPMAKGLFHRAISESGSALNPWAMGESSVARAARLAANLGYVGANDTKEILEFLRRVPAMKLVEASPTTLTEEDFRNNIGLPFVPVVEGYWNKPGEEAVYYETPFITESPQSMYEQHKFHKNIPYMTGYNTHEAMLFIRRLRKNPKLLEIIENDFTRLVPRDLNVTDERERVTREIRQFYLGNKQVGIESVDEMIALLTDLMFVHGIMRTVRNHAKYSNMPVYMYRFSFDGALGLYKRMLGLQRPGVCHGDELGYLFKFGFFNLSLDPKSMEVLVKNRMVRMWTNFAKYGNPTPSNLNDDLLTTSWLPVNGEGAMNNLTYMDITTHLQMKNNPELERQQFWDYMYEHYNGNAM from the exons ATGCTTCAAAGGGAGTGTCAAGAATATCTTCGCAACGATCACGTATTCCCgatgatgttgaaaaattacttcttaTATGGATTAACAAAAAGCAAATGCAAG AAAGACACCCATGTTGTGGTAACAACATCTGCTGGAAAAATTCGAGGACGTTTTCAGAAATTCCGTTCAGGTGAACGTGGAGGTTACTATAGCTTCAAGGGAATACGCTATGGCCAAGCACCGGTGGGTGAAAGAAG ATTCCGAGCTGCAGAACCCGAAAGAAATTGGTCAGGTATACGAGATGCATCCCGGGAAGGAAACAGTTGTCCTCACAAGAACATGATTCTTGATACATACAAGGGCAATGAGGATTGTTTATTCTTGAATGTGTTCACTGTCAAAATGCCCAAAGGAGATTA CAATCCTGATTTACCGGTTATGGTATGGCTTCATGGCGGTGGTTACTCCTTTGGTTCTGGCAATACATTCCTCTATGGACCAGATTATTTGGTAGCCGAAAACATTGTTCTAGTCACCTTGAATTATCGTTTAGGTCCCTTGGGTTTCCTAACTGCTGGCCCCGATGCCCCCGGCAATCAGGGTCTGAAAGATCAAATTTTAGCCCTCAAATGGGTACGCAATAATATTGCAGCCTTTGGCGGTGATCCCAATCATGTCACTATATTTGGAGAATCTGCGGGTGGATCATCAGTGCAAATGTTATTATTGGCTCCAATGGCGAAGGGCCTATTTCATCGAGCAATTTCCGAAAGTGGCTCTGCCTTAAATCCCTGGGCTATGGGTGAAAGTTCAGTAGCCAGAGCTGCTAGATTAGCGGCAAATTTGGGCTATGTTGGTGCTAATGATACCAAGGAGATTTTAGAGTTCCTAAGAAGAGTTCCAGCCATGAAATTGGTAGAGGCTTCTCCCACAACTCTTACCGAAGAAGATTTCAGAAACAACATTGGCTTGCCTTTTGTTCCCGTCGTAGAAGGCTATTGGAATAAGCCAGGAGAGGAAGCGGTGTATTATGAAACTCCCTTTATCACCGAAAGTCCTCAGAGCATGTATGAACAACAcaagttccataaaaatataCCCTATATGACAGGCTATAATACACATGAGGCCATGTTATTTATAAGAC gTTTACGTAAAAATCCcaaattattggaaatcattGAAAATGATTTCACAAGATTAGTGCCAAGAGATCTCAATGTCACTGATGAGAGGGAGCGAGTAACTCGTGAGATTCGCCAATTTTATTTGGGCAACAAACAAGTGGGCATTGAGTCGGTGGATGAAATGATTGCG TTACTCACCGATCTGATGTTTGTCCATGGCATTATGCGTACTGTACGAAATCATGCCAAATATAGTAACATGCCAGTCTATATGTATCGATTCTCATTTGATGGTGCTTTGGGTTTATATAAACGCATGTTGGGTCTACAACGACCTGGAGTATGCCATGGTGATGAATTGGGgtatttgttcaaatttggttTCTTCAACTTGAGTCTGGATCCCAAATCTATGGAAGTGCTAGTCAAAAATCGTATGGTTCGAATGTGGACGAATTTTGCTAAATATGG TAATCCCACACCATCCAATTTAAATGATGATTTACTTACCACATCTTGGTTGCCGGTAAACGGCGAGGGAGCTATGAATAACCTTACCTACATGGACATAACCACACATctgcaaatgaaaaataatCCTGAATTGGAAAGACAACAGTTTTGGGATTATATGTATGAACATTATAATGGCAATGCCATGTAG
- the LOC106096384 gene encoding juvenile hormone esterase isoform X2: MFRKPCGSNGPSLAVVTFALAGCILLSCCFQESSAIAIAPSTFGTAIARAGKISNTLKKDTHVVVTTSAGKIRGRFQKFRSGERGGYYSFKGIRYGQAPVGERRFRAAEPERNWSGIRDASREGNSCPHKNMILDTYKGNEDCLFLNVFTVKMPKGDYNPDLPVMVWLHGGGYSFGSGNTFLYGPDYLVAENIVLVTLNYRLGPLGFLTAGPDAPGNQGLKDQILALKWVRNNIAAFGGDPNHVTIFGESAGGSSVQMLLLAPMAKGLFHRAISESGSALNPWAMGESSVARAARLAANLGYVGANDTKEILEFLRRVPAMKLVEASPTTLTEEDFRNNIGLPFVPVVEGYWNKPGEEAVYYETPFITESPQSMYEQHKFHKNIPYMTGYNTHEAMLFIRRLRKNPKLLEIIENDFTRLVPRDLNVTDERERVTREIRQFYLGNKQVGIESVDEMIALLTDLMFVHGIMRTVRNHAKYSNMPVYMYRFSFDGALGLYKRMLGLQRPGVCHGDELGYLFKFGFFNLSLDPKSMEVLVKNRMVRMWTNFAKYGNPTPSNLNDDLLTTSWLPVNGEGAMNNLTYMDITTHLQMKNNPELERQQFWDYMYEHYNGNAM; encoded by the exons AAAGACACCCATGTTGTGGTAACAACATCTGCTGGAAAAATTCGAGGACGTTTTCAGAAATTCCGTTCAGGTGAACGTGGAGGTTACTATAGCTTCAAGGGAATACGCTATGGCCAAGCACCGGTGGGTGAAAGAAG ATTCCGAGCTGCAGAACCCGAAAGAAATTGGTCAGGTATACGAGATGCATCCCGGGAAGGAAACAGTTGTCCTCACAAGAACATGATTCTTGATACATACAAGGGCAATGAGGATTGTTTATTCTTGAATGTGTTCACTGTCAAAATGCCCAAAGGAGATTA CAATCCTGATTTACCGGTTATGGTATGGCTTCATGGCGGTGGTTACTCCTTTGGTTCTGGCAATACATTCCTCTATGGACCAGATTATTTGGTAGCCGAAAACATTGTTCTAGTCACCTTGAATTATCGTTTAGGTCCCTTGGGTTTCCTAACTGCTGGCCCCGATGCCCCCGGCAATCAGGGTCTGAAAGATCAAATTTTAGCCCTCAAATGGGTACGCAATAATATTGCAGCCTTTGGCGGTGATCCCAATCATGTCACTATATTTGGAGAATCTGCGGGTGGATCATCAGTGCAAATGTTATTATTGGCTCCAATGGCGAAGGGCCTATTTCATCGAGCAATTTCCGAAAGTGGCTCTGCCTTAAATCCCTGGGCTATGGGTGAAAGTTCAGTAGCCAGAGCTGCTAGATTAGCGGCAAATTTGGGCTATGTTGGTGCTAATGATACCAAGGAGATTTTAGAGTTCCTAAGAAGAGTTCCAGCCATGAAATTGGTAGAGGCTTCTCCCACAACTCTTACCGAAGAAGATTTCAGAAACAACATTGGCTTGCCTTTTGTTCCCGTCGTAGAAGGCTATTGGAATAAGCCAGGAGAGGAAGCGGTGTATTATGAAACTCCCTTTATCACCGAAAGTCCTCAGAGCATGTATGAACAACAcaagttccataaaaatataCCCTATATGACAGGCTATAATACACATGAGGCCATGTTATTTATAAGAC gTTTACGTAAAAATCCcaaattattggaaatcattGAAAATGATTTCACAAGATTAGTGCCAAGAGATCTCAATGTCACTGATGAGAGGGAGCGAGTAACTCGTGAGATTCGCCAATTTTATTTGGGCAACAAACAAGTGGGCATTGAGTCGGTGGATGAAATGATTGCG TTACTCACCGATCTGATGTTTGTCCATGGCATTATGCGTACTGTACGAAATCATGCCAAATATAGTAACATGCCAGTCTATATGTATCGATTCTCATTTGATGGTGCTTTGGGTTTATATAAACGCATGTTGGGTCTACAACGACCTGGAGTATGCCATGGTGATGAATTGGGgtatttgttcaaatttggttTCTTCAACTTGAGTCTGGATCCCAAATCTATGGAAGTGCTAGTCAAAAATCGTATGGTTCGAATGTGGACGAATTTTGCTAAATATGG TAATCCCACACCATCCAATTTAAATGATGATTTACTTACCACATCTTGGTTGCCGGTAAACGGCGAGGGAGCTATGAATAACCTTACCTACATGGACATAACCACACATctgcaaatgaaaaataatCCTGAATTGGAAAGACAACAGTTTTGGGATTATATGTATGAACATTATAATGGCAATGCCATGTAG
- the LOC106096384 gene encoding juvenile hormone esterase isoform X5, which produces MRVVQEVVRSFRKDTHVVVTTSAGKIRGRFQKFRSGERGGYYSFKGIRYGQAPVGERRFRAAEPERNWSGIRDASREGNSCPHKNMILDTYKGNEDCLFLNVFTVKMPKGDYNPDLPVMVWLHGGGYSFGSGNTFLYGPDYLVAENIVLVTLNYRLGPLGFLTAGPDAPGNQGLKDQILALKWVRNNIAAFGGDPNHVTIFGESAGGSSVQMLLLAPMAKGLFHRAISESGSALNPWAMGESSVARAARLAANLGYVGANDTKEILEFLRRVPAMKLVEASPTTLTEEDFRNNIGLPFVPVVEGYWNKPGEEAVYYETPFITESPQSMYEQHKFHKNIPYMTGYNTHEAMLFIRRLRKNPKLLEIIENDFTRLVPRDLNVTDERERVTREIRQFYLGNKQVGIESVDEMIALLTDLMFVHGIMRTVRNHAKYSNMPVYMYRFSFDGALGLYKRMLGLQRPGVCHGDELGYLFKFGFFNLSLDPKSMEVLVKNRMVRMWTNFAKYGNPTPSNLNDDLLTTSWLPVNGEGAMNNLTYMDITTHLQMKNNPELERQQFWDYMYEHYNGNAM; this is translated from the exons AAAGACACCCATGTTGTGGTAACAACATCTGCTGGAAAAATTCGAGGACGTTTTCAGAAATTCCGTTCAGGTGAACGTGGAGGTTACTATAGCTTCAAGGGAATACGCTATGGCCAAGCACCGGTGGGTGAAAGAAG ATTCCGAGCTGCAGAACCCGAAAGAAATTGGTCAGGTATACGAGATGCATCCCGGGAAGGAAACAGTTGTCCTCACAAGAACATGATTCTTGATACATACAAGGGCAATGAGGATTGTTTATTCTTGAATGTGTTCACTGTCAAAATGCCCAAAGGAGATTA CAATCCTGATTTACCGGTTATGGTATGGCTTCATGGCGGTGGTTACTCCTTTGGTTCTGGCAATACATTCCTCTATGGACCAGATTATTTGGTAGCCGAAAACATTGTTCTAGTCACCTTGAATTATCGTTTAGGTCCCTTGGGTTTCCTAACTGCTGGCCCCGATGCCCCCGGCAATCAGGGTCTGAAAGATCAAATTTTAGCCCTCAAATGGGTACGCAATAATATTGCAGCCTTTGGCGGTGATCCCAATCATGTCACTATATTTGGAGAATCTGCGGGTGGATCATCAGTGCAAATGTTATTATTGGCTCCAATGGCGAAGGGCCTATTTCATCGAGCAATTTCCGAAAGTGGCTCTGCCTTAAATCCCTGGGCTATGGGTGAAAGTTCAGTAGCCAGAGCTGCTAGATTAGCGGCAAATTTGGGCTATGTTGGTGCTAATGATACCAAGGAGATTTTAGAGTTCCTAAGAAGAGTTCCAGCCATGAAATTGGTAGAGGCTTCTCCCACAACTCTTACCGAAGAAGATTTCAGAAACAACATTGGCTTGCCTTTTGTTCCCGTCGTAGAAGGCTATTGGAATAAGCCAGGAGAGGAAGCGGTGTATTATGAAACTCCCTTTATCACCGAAAGTCCTCAGAGCATGTATGAACAACAcaagttccataaaaatataCCCTATATGACAGGCTATAATACACATGAGGCCATGTTATTTATAAGAC gTTTACGTAAAAATCCcaaattattggaaatcattGAAAATGATTTCACAAGATTAGTGCCAAGAGATCTCAATGTCACTGATGAGAGGGAGCGAGTAACTCGTGAGATTCGCCAATTTTATTTGGGCAACAAACAAGTGGGCATTGAGTCGGTGGATGAAATGATTGCG TTACTCACCGATCTGATGTTTGTCCATGGCATTATGCGTACTGTACGAAATCATGCCAAATATAGTAACATGCCAGTCTATATGTATCGATTCTCATTTGATGGTGCTTTGGGTTTATATAAACGCATGTTGGGTCTACAACGACCTGGAGTATGCCATGGTGATGAATTGGGgtatttgttcaaatttggttTCTTCAACTTGAGTCTGGATCCCAAATCTATGGAAGTGCTAGTCAAAAATCGTATGGTTCGAATGTGGACGAATTTTGCTAAATATGG TAATCCCACACCATCCAATTTAAATGATGATTTACTTACCACATCTTGGTTGCCGGTAAACGGCGAGGGAGCTATGAATAACCTTACCTACATGGACATAACCACACATctgcaaatgaaaaataatCCTGAATTGGAAAGACAACAGTTTTGGGATTATATGTATGAACATTATAATGGCAATGCCATGTAG
- the LOC106096384 gene encoding juvenile hormone esterase isoform X6, which produces MILDTYKGNEDCLFLNVFTVKMPKGDYNPDLPVMVWLHGGGYSFGSGNTFLYGPDYLVAENIVLVTLNYRLGPLGFLTAGPDAPGNQGLKDQILALKWVRNNIAAFGGDPNHVTIFGESAGGSSVQMLLLAPMAKGLFHRAISESGSALNPWAMGESSVARAARLAANLGYVGANDTKEILEFLRRVPAMKLVEASPTTLTEEDFRNNIGLPFVPVVEGYWNKPGEEAVYYETPFITESPQSMYEQHKFHKNIPYMTGYNTHEAMLFIRRLRKNPKLLEIIENDFTRLVPRDLNVTDERERVTREIRQFYLGNKQVGIESVDEMIALLTDLMFVHGIMRTVRNHAKYSNMPVYMYRFSFDGALGLYKRMLGLQRPGVCHGDELGYLFKFGFFNLSLDPKSMEVLVKNRMVRMWTNFAKYGNPTPSNLNDDLLTTSWLPVNGEGAMNNLTYMDITTHLQMKNNPELERQQFWDYMYEHYNGNAM; this is translated from the exons ATGATTCTTGATACATACAAGGGCAATGAGGATTGTTTATTCTTGAATGTGTTCACTGTCAAAATGCCCAAAGGAGATTA CAATCCTGATTTACCGGTTATGGTATGGCTTCATGGCGGTGGTTACTCCTTTGGTTCTGGCAATACATTCCTCTATGGACCAGATTATTTGGTAGCCGAAAACATTGTTCTAGTCACCTTGAATTATCGTTTAGGTCCCTTGGGTTTCCTAACTGCTGGCCCCGATGCCCCCGGCAATCAGGGTCTGAAAGATCAAATTTTAGCCCTCAAATGGGTACGCAATAATATTGCAGCCTTTGGCGGTGATCCCAATCATGTCACTATATTTGGAGAATCTGCGGGTGGATCATCAGTGCAAATGTTATTATTGGCTCCAATGGCGAAGGGCCTATTTCATCGAGCAATTTCCGAAAGTGGCTCTGCCTTAAATCCCTGGGCTATGGGTGAAAGTTCAGTAGCCAGAGCTGCTAGATTAGCGGCAAATTTGGGCTATGTTGGTGCTAATGATACCAAGGAGATTTTAGAGTTCCTAAGAAGAGTTCCAGCCATGAAATTGGTAGAGGCTTCTCCCACAACTCTTACCGAAGAAGATTTCAGAAACAACATTGGCTTGCCTTTTGTTCCCGTCGTAGAAGGCTATTGGAATAAGCCAGGAGAGGAAGCGGTGTATTATGAAACTCCCTTTATCACCGAAAGTCCTCAGAGCATGTATGAACAACAcaagttccataaaaatataCCCTATATGACAGGCTATAATACACATGAGGCCATGTTATTTATAAGAC gTTTACGTAAAAATCCcaaattattggaaatcattGAAAATGATTTCACAAGATTAGTGCCAAGAGATCTCAATGTCACTGATGAGAGGGAGCGAGTAACTCGTGAGATTCGCCAATTTTATTTGGGCAACAAACAAGTGGGCATTGAGTCGGTGGATGAAATGATTGCG TTACTCACCGATCTGATGTTTGTCCATGGCATTATGCGTACTGTACGAAATCATGCCAAATATAGTAACATGCCAGTCTATATGTATCGATTCTCATTTGATGGTGCTTTGGGTTTATATAAACGCATGTTGGGTCTACAACGACCTGGAGTATGCCATGGTGATGAATTGGGgtatttgttcaaatttggttTCTTCAACTTGAGTCTGGATCCCAAATCTATGGAAGTGCTAGTCAAAAATCGTATGGTTCGAATGTGGACGAATTTTGCTAAATATGG TAATCCCACACCATCCAATTTAAATGATGATTTACTTACCACATCTTGGTTGCCGGTAAACGGCGAGGGAGCTATGAATAACCTTACCTACATGGACATAACCACACATctgcaaatgaaaaataatCCTGAATTGGAAAGACAACAGTTTTGGGATTATATGTATGAACATTATAATGGCAATGCCATGTAG